The Thalassotalea psychrophila genome window below encodes:
- a CDS encoding polysaccharide deacetylase family protein encodes MALDNSYLEYSERSYGMDHQRYDWSMLAQRKPVNWPQGKKLAVWVNVGLQQYPLDQKGIPFKVPGGMTMPYPDLRHFSLRDYGNRVGLYRFLKAFDKYGIKATFAMNTELAEQNPYLLDVINKRGDEIICHGWNMDSLHFGGQNIDEEAKLVSESVNRLRELSGQPIRGWLSPAKNQSDNTPELLKQNGIEFHCDWVNDDMPYVFKTDNGDMWSMPLSTELSDQFVLMNNLHSEQSYAEQIIDATQMLADEANTQGGRILALQIHPWLLGQPHRIAKLEQVLEYFASRDDVWFAHASEILDCFSKQQ; translated from the coding sequence ATGGCATTAGATAACAGTTATTTAGAATATAGTGAGCGCAGCTATGGCATGGACCATCAGCGCTATGATTGGAGCATGTTGGCTCAGCGAAAACCGGTCAATTGGCCACAAGGTAAAAAGCTGGCGGTGTGGGTTAATGTTGGTTTGCAACAATACCCGTTAGATCAAAAAGGCATTCCATTTAAAGTACCTGGCGGTATGACCATGCCGTATCCTGATTTACGCCACTTTAGTTTACGAGATTATGGTAATCGTGTTGGTCTATATCGGTTTTTAAAAGCGTTCGATAAATATGGAATAAAAGCAACATTTGCAATGAACACCGAGCTTGCCGAGCAAAACCCATACTTGCTCGATGTAATTAACAAGCGCGGCGATGAAATAATCTGTCATGGCTGGAATATGGATAGTCTGCATTTCGGTGGACAAAACATTGATGAAGAAGCCAAGCTGGTTAGTGAAAGCGTGAATCGGTTACGTGAGCTTAGCGGTCAACCTATTCGTGGTTGGTTAAGTCCTGCAAAAAACCAAAGTGACAACACACCGGAGTTATTAAAACAAAACGGTATTGAATTTCATTGTGACTGGGTAAATGATGATATGCCTTATGTGTTTAAAACAGATAACGGTGATATGTGGTCAATGCCTTTGTCGACAGAACTTAGCGATCAATTTGTGCTGATGAATAACCTGCATAGTGAACAAAGCTATGCCGAGCAAATTATCGATGCAACACAGATGCTAGCCGATGAAGCTAATACCCAAGGAGGGAGAATTTTAGCATTACAAATTCATCCTTGGTTATTAGGTCAACCGCACCGTATTGCGAAGTTGGAACAAGTATTAGAATATTTTGCCAGTAGA
- a CDS encoding isochorismatase family protein, with translation METTTKTAKEIYLEIKANPSRKKFGFGKKAVLVNIDPQKAYTCVGEFKTAYETDPKQMDYVNELAKEFRKLGWPVVWTHVAYMDDASDAGIWGTRTNTEDSLQNIKFDSRRSEFDDRLEIDKVKDAIYLKKMPSAFFETQLQSLLVWHQVDTVILTGGSTSGCIRATAVDSLSRGYRTIVPEECVADKHESYHYANLTDLLLKYADVEDVADVKTWLAEKS, from the coding sequence ATGGAAACAACAACTAAAACAGCAAAAGAAATATATTTAGAAATTAAAGCTAATCCTAGCAGAAAAAAATTTGGCTTTGGTAAAAAAGCAGTATTAGTAAATATCGATCCACAAAAAGCATATACCTGCGTAGGCGAATTTAAGACGGCTTACGAAACAGATCCTAAACAAATGGATTATGTTAATGAGTTAGCAAAAGAATTTAGAAAACTAGGCTGGCCAGTAGTGTGGACGCATGTTGCCTATATGGATGATGCGTCAGATGCAGGTATTTGGGGCACACGTACAAATACTGAAGACTCATTGCAAAATATTAAATTTGATTCACGCCGTAGTGAATTTGATGACCGATTAGAAATCGATAAAGTTAAAGATGCAATTTATTTAAAGAAAATGCCATCAGCATTTTTTGAAACGCAATTACAATCATTACTCGTTTGGCATCAAGTTGATACGGTAATTCTGACTGGCGGTTCAACATCAGGCTGTATCAGAGCAACTGCAGTGGATAGCTTATCTCGTGGTTACCGTACTATCGTGCCAGAAGAATGTGTTGCCGATAAACACGAAAGTTACCATTACGCCAATCTTACTGATTTACTATTGAAGTATGCCGATGTTGAAGATGTTGCCGACGTGAAAACTTGGCTAGCTGAGAAATCATAG
- a CDS encoding polysaccharide deacetylase family protein has protein sequence MKANPEYYDYWPYENRPKITWPGGAKVAFWVAPNIEFYELNPPKNPHRAAWPQPNPAVPGYSIRDYGNRVGHIRQMELLEKYGIRGSISLSTALCDHHPEIIQMSKERDWEFFSHGIYNTRYTYGMSEQQERDMIKDSMESIYRSTGQKCAGYLAPALSHSDNTIDLFAEVGSELFGNDGGIYTCDLFHDDQPTNIHTRSGKQFVSIPYSLEMNDTIAFVVNKIEPRRYGQMLKDNFDRLYQEGEESGTVMCIPTHNYQVSCPHRLKAFEEALDYITSHDDVWVATGREIAEYYRDNYFDMMQADIEKRVLNPFAGKPAEESK, from the coding sequence ATGAAAGCAAATCCAGAATATTACGATTACTGGCCTTATGAAAACAGGCCAAAAATAACCTGGCCAGGTGGTGCAAAAGTTGCATTTTGGGTAGCTCCTAATATTGAGTTCTATGAACTTAATCCTCCTAAAAATCCACATCGCGCAGCATGGCCACAACCTAACCCTGCGGTGCCGGGTTACAGTATTCGCGATTATGGCAATCGAGTAGGGCATATCCGTCAAATGGAGTTGCTGGAGAAATATGGTATTCGTGGTTCAATTTCATTGTCTACGGCATTGTGCGATCATCATCCTGAGATCATTCAAATGTCTAAGGAACGTGATTGGGAGTTCTTCAGTCATGGCATTTATAATACCCGTTATACCTACGGCATGAGCGAGCAGCAAGAACGTGACATGATCAAAGATTCGATGGAAAGCATTTATCGGAGTACCGGGCAAAAATGTGCCGGTTATCTGGCGCCGGCGCTTTCACATTCAGATAACACCATTGATTTATTTGCCGAAGTTGGCAGTGAACTATTTGGCAATGATGGCGGCATATACACTTGCGATTTATTTCATGATGACCAGCCAACCAATATTCATACCCGCAGTGGTAAACAATTTGTGTCAATTCCTTATTCATTAGAAATGAACGATACCATCGCTTTTGTGGTTAATAAAATTGAACCACGCCGATATGGGCAAATGCTTAAAGATAACTTCGACCGTTTATACCAAGAGGGTGAAGAGTCGGGCACAGTAATGTGTATACCAACTCATAACTATCAAGTGAGTTGTCCACATCGCTTAAAAGCATTCGAAGAAGCACTCGATTACATCACTTCGCATGATGACGTATGGGTGGCAACGGGCCGTGAAATAGCCGAATACTACCGTGATAATTATTTCGACATGATGCAAGCCGATATTGAAAAAAGAGTACTTAATCCATTTGCCGGTAAACCAGCTGAGGAGTCTAAATAA
- a CDS encoding acyl-CoA dehydrogenase, translating into MSAVTSNWEDILLLNDQLSEDERMIRDMARDFCQEQLQPGILMANRHEKFDPNIMRQFGELGLLGATIDGYGCSGVSYVSYGLVAREVERVDSGYRSAMSVQSSLVMHPINTWGSEAQKEKYLPKLATGEWIGCFGLTEPDAGSDPAGMKTRAKKVPGGYQLTGSKMWITNSPIADVFVVWAKSAAHDNQICGFVLEKGMQGLSAPKIEGKMSLRASITGEIVMDNVFVPEENMFPDVRGLKGPFSCLNMARYGISWGAMGAAEDCWHRARQYGLDRIQFGKPLAQTQLFQKKFADMQTEITLGLQASLRVGRLIDEKRFEPAMISLVKRNNCGKSLDIARMARDMHGGNGIADEFHVIRHMINLETVNTYEGTHDVHALILGRAQTGLQAFY; encoded by the coding sequence GTGAGCGCAGTAACATCTAACTGGGAAGATATTTTATTACTTAACGATCAGCTGTCAGAAGATGAACGCATGATCCGTGATATGGCCCGTGATTTTTGTCAGGAGCAACTTCAACCAGGCATTTTAATGGCCAACCGCCATGAAAAGTTTGATCCAAACATAATGCGTCAATTTGGCGAGTTAGGACTTCTTGGTGCCACTATTGATGGCTATGGTTGTTCTGGCGTGTCATATGTTTCTTATGGTTTAGTTGCCCGTGAAGTTGAACGTGTAGATAGTGGTTACCGCAGTGCCATGAGTGTGCAATCGTCTCTTGTAATGCATCCCATCAATACTTGGGGTAGCGAAGCTCAAAAAGAAAAGTATTTACCAAAACTTGCTACAGGTGAGTGGATTGGTTGCTTTGGTTTAACCGAACCAGATGCAGGCTCTGATCCAGCGGGCATGAAAACTCGAGCTAAAAAAGTACCCGGGGGTTATCAGTTAACGGGTAGCAAAATGTGGATCACTAACTCCCCTATTGCTGATGTATTTGTGGTTTGGGCAAAAAGTGCTGCACACGATAACCAAATTTGTGGCTTCGTTTTAGAAAAAGGTATGCAAGGGTTATCTGCACCAAAAATTGAAGGCAAAATGTCGTTACGTGCATCCATTACAGGTGAAATAGTAATGGACAACGTGTTTGTACCAGAAGAGAACATGTTTCCAGACGTTCGCGGCTTGAAAGGTCCATTTAGTTGTTTAAACATGGCTCGTTACGGTATTTCATGGGGTGCTATGGGTGCGGCTGAAGATTGTTGGCATCGAGCCCGTCAGTACGGTTTAGACCGCATTCAATTTGGTAAGCCATTGGCGCAAACACAACTGTTTCAAAAGAAATTTGCCGATATGCAAACTGAAATTACGTTAGGTTTACAAGCGTCATTGCGCGTAGGTCGACTAATCGATGAGAAGCGCTTTGAACCTGCGATGATTTCACTAGTAAAACGCAATAACTGTGGAAAATCACTAGATATCGCCCGCATGGCACGTGACATGCACGGCGGCAATGGTATTGCCGATGAATTTCATGTAATTCGTCATATGATTAACCTTGAAACGGTAAATACCTACGAAGGTACTCATGATGTACATGCGTTAATTCTTGGTCGTGCACAAACGGGCTTACAAGCGTTTTATTAG
- a CDS encoding sodium/proline symporter produces the protein MDYTTTVLITLVIYKIILVGIGFYANQKTSSTEDYFIGGRGLGPWVAAISSAASASSAWTLLGMSGAAYAMGLSAIWIVPAVVGGYMFNWIWLAPKLQKKAAAEQSVTLSELLANGSGKLTRPILWLCSVCIVFAFTFYIAAQFQAAGTTFASTFDFSMAGSIVMGTTIILIYTLLGGFWAVSITDTLQGLLMALAGLVLPIAALLAIGGPTELWQQMHNVFSTTQMSITGEHSGLVGIAFIFGLLGIGLGNPGQPHVVNRMMALRDEKSVQQAKFIAVGWSAIVITGMLIVGWCAKVLIDPVANSEQALLDVTNLLFPPVIAGVIIAAILSAIMSTADSQLLVSASAISYDISKNKNNKNSLLYSRLTVVIMCVISMLIALYAPDDIFSRVLFAWNALGAAFGPLLIVKVISKSVDGKYAFAAIFTGFALSVILSLFPSAPGDYLERIIPFALAFIIAWLGRR, from the coding sequence ATGGATTATACAACAACCGTTCTCATTACCCTTGTCATCTACAAAATCATCCTTGTCGGCATAGGGTTTTATGCCAACCAAAAGACTAGCTCTACCGAAGATTACTTTATTGGTGGTCGTGGACTTGGACCTTGGGTTGCAGCTATTAGTTCTGCCGCGTCAGCATCTTCAGCTTGGACATTACTTGGTATGAGTGGTGCCGCCTATGCAATGGGTTTGTCTGCCATTTGGATAGTACCAGCAGTTGTTGGTGGTTACATGTTTAATTGGATATGGCTTGCACCAAAACTGCAAAAGAAAGCGGCGGCTGAGCAGTCAGTAACATTATCTGAATTATTAGCAAATGGCAGTGGCAAACTTACCCGCCCAATTCTATGGCTTTGCTCTGTCTGTATCGTGTTTGCATTTACATTTTATATTGCCGCACAATTTCAAGCTGCAGGTACAACGTTTGCTAGTACCTTTGATTTCTCAATGGCAGGCAGCATAGTGATGGGCACTACCATTATCTTAATTTATACCTTACTAGGTGGTTTTTGGGCGGTAAGTATTACCGATACCTTACAAGGTTTGTTGATGGCGTTAGCGGGTTTAGTGTTACCTATTGCAGCCTTACTTGCCATTGGCGGCCCAACTGAATTATGGCAGCAAATGCATAATGTTTTCAGCACAACACAGATGTCTATCACTGGTGAACATAGTGGTTTGGTTGGTATTGCTTTTATCTTTGGTCTACTTGGCATCGGTTTAGGTAACCCTGGACAACCGCATGTAGTAAATAGAATGATGGCATTACGTGATGAAAAGTCAGTACAACAAGCTAAATTCATTGCTGTCGGTTGGTCTGCTATTGTGATCACCGGCATGCTGATTGTTGGCTGGTGTGCAAAAGTATTGATAGACCCAGTAGCAAACAGTGAACAAGCTTTACTAGACGTTACTAATTTACTGTTTCCGCCGGTGATTGCCGGAGTCATTATAGCCGCGATTTTATCCGCTATTATGTCTACTGCTGATAGCCAATTATTGGTATCTGCGTCGGCTATTTCTTACGATATTAGCAAGAATAAGAACAATAAAAACAGCTTGTTATATTCACGCTTAACCGTAGTAATTATGTGCGTGATATCTATGCTTATAGCTTTATATGCACCAGATGATATTTTCTCAAGAGTGCTATTTGCCTGGAATGCTTTGGGGGCGGCTTTTGGTCCTTTGTTGATAGTAAAAGTTATCAGCAAATCGGTAGATGGTAAGTACGCTTTTGCTGCAATTTTTACGGGCTTTGCTCTGTCGGTAATACTGAGTTTATTTCCTTCGGCTCCAGGAGATTATTTAGAACGAATAATTCCATTCGCTTTAGCATTCATCATTGCTTGGTTAGGTAGAAGATAG